One Acidimicrobiales bacterium DNA segment encodes these proteins:
- a CDS encoding NAD(P)-dependent oxidoreductase: MATLRGEKILFTGPTGQVGKPLALALAEDNEVWGLARFKDPAAQAEIESGGVRCVAHNLATDDFGSLPDDFTYVLNFSVVKSGRWDRDLAANAESVGLLMQHCRRAKAFLHCSSTAVYQADGHRRLAETDALGDNHRVLMPTYSITKIAAEAMARAGARQWGLPTTIARLNVPYGDNGGWPLFHLEMILAGQPIAVHTNAPSIFNPIHDTDIIAMVPRLLEVAGVPATIVNWAGKDAVSIEEWSAYLGHLVGIEPRFEHTDQVLESVTTDNTRLHGLVGETMVDWRDGMRRMVAAHHPELTLAGAE; encoded by the coding sequence ATGGCAACCCTGCGTGGCGAGAAGATCCTTTTCACCGGACCCACGGGCCAGGTCGGCAAGCCCCTCGCCCTGGCCCTGGCGGAGGACAACGAGGTGTGGGGCCTCGCCCGCTTCAAGGACCCGGCCGCGCAGGCCGAGATCGAGTCGGGAGGCGTGAGGTGCGTGGCCCACAACCTGGCCACTGACGACTTCGGCTCCCTGCCCGACGACTTCACCTACGTGCTCAACTTCAGCGTCGTCAAGAGCGGGCGCTGGGACCGCGATCTGGCGGCCAACGCCGAGTCGGTCGGTCTGCTGATGCAGCACTGTCGGCGGGCCAAGGCCTTCCTGCACTGCTCGTCGACCGCCGTCTATCAGGCCGATGGCCATCGTCGGCTGGCCGAAACCGACGCTCTCGGCGACAACCACCGGGTGCTCATGCCCACCTACAGCATCACGAAGATCGCCGCCGAAGCCATGGCCCGCGCTGGCGCTCGCCAATGGGGACTGCCGACCACCATCGCCCGCCTGAACGTCCCCTACGGTGACAACGGTGGGTGGCCGCTGTTCCACCTCGAGATGATCCTGGCCGGACAGCCGATCGCCGTCCACACCAACGCGCCGAGCATCTTCAACCCCATCCACGACACTGACATCATCGCCATGGTGCCGCGTCTGCTCGAGGTGGCCGGCGTGCCGGCGACGATCGTGAACTGGGCGGGGAAGGACGCGGTGAGTATCGAGGAGTGGTCGGCGTACCTCGGCCACCTCGTCGGCATCGAACCCCGTTTCGAGCACACCGACCAGGTGCTGGAGAGCGTCACGACCGACAACACCCGTCTCCACGGCCTGGTCGGCGAGACGATGGTGGACTGGCGGGACGGCATGCGGCGCATGGTCGCTGCCCATCACCCGGAGCTGACGCTCGCCGGCGCCGAGTGA
- a CDS encoding DUF3817 domain-containing protein, whose product MSGALLRYRIMAYVVGVGLLILVLVGVPLKYAAGSPGVVAVVGPIHGILYIVYLLTAYDLARRGRWTLAQMAEVVGAGFVPFLAFVVERQVTSRVERELR is encoded by the coding sequence GTGAGCGGCGCCCTGCTCCGGTACCGCATCATGGCCTACGTCGTCGGGGTGGGCCTACTGATCCTCGTGCTCGTCGGGGTTCCCCTGAAGTACGCCGCCGGCTCCCCGGGCGTGGTCGCCGTCGTGGGACCCATCCACGGCATCCTCTACATCGTCTACCTGCTCACCGCCTACGACCTGGCGCGCCGGGGCCGATGGACGCTTGCCCAGATGGCGGAGGTGGTGGGCGCCGGGTTCGTGCCCTTCCTGGCCTTCGTAGTGGAACGTCAGGTCACCAGCCGCGTCGAGCGAGAGCTGCGCTAG
- a CDS encoding peroxiredoxin, with translation MRTGDQVPDFELTADNGQSVRLYDELGQGPVVLFFYPKAMTPGCTTESCHFRDLGGEFGALGARRLGISADPVERQQQFTAKHDFDFPLLSDTDRRVAKAFGVKRPGPLFNRRATFVIGTDRRLLASIASELKMEKHADEALAVLRAAQSTSGS, from the coding sequence GTGCGCACCGGTGACCAGGTACCCGACTTCGAGCTCACGGCCGACAATGGCCAGTCAGTCCGCCTCTACGACGAGCTGGGTCAGGGCCCGGTGGTCCTGTTCTTCTACCCCAAGGCCATGACGCCGGGATGCACGACGGAGAGCTGCCACTTCCGCGACCTCGGAGGCGAGTTCGGTGCCCTCGGCGCTCGCCGACTCGGCATCAGCGCAGACCCCGTCGAGCGTCAGCAGCAGTTCACGGCCAAGCACGACTTCGACTTCCCCCTCTTGTCGGATACCGACCGTCGGGTCGCAAAGGCGTTCGGCGTGAAGCGGCCGGGGCCGCTGTTCAACCGTCGCGCCACCTTCGTGATCGGCACAGATCGGCGGCTGCTGGCCAGTATCGCCAGCGAGCTCAAGATGGAAAAGCACGCCGACGAGGCGCTGGCAGTCCTGCGCGCCGCCCAGAGCACCTCCGGCTCCTAG
- a CDS encoding sulfite exporter TauE/SafE family protein, whose translation MSASTALAIFAAGLAAGTVNTIVGSGSLITFPTLLAIGYPAVTANVTNTVGLVPGVASGSIGYRRELAGQRPRLLVLGVPAVAGGITGAVLLLVLPGSVFRRIVPVLILVACGLVLAQPALSRRLAARRGSDEHHGGVGLLATVFATGVYGGYFGAAQGVMLIALLAIFLSDDLQRLNAAKNVLALLVNGAAAIIFVAAAHVAWGAAGVLAAGSIIGGQLGATVGRRLSPTLLRTLIVVVGVAVSIDLLV comes from the coding sequence ATGTCCGCGTCGACCGCGCTGGCGATCTTCGCGGCCGGGCTGGCCGCCGGCACGGTCAACACCATCGTGGGCTCCGGCTCGCTCATCACCTTCCCGACCCTGCTGGCCATCGGGTACCCGGCGGTGACGGCCAACGTCACCAACACCGTCGGGCTGGTGCCCGGCGTGGCGAGCGGGAGCATCGGCTACCGCCGGGAGCTGGCTGGTCAGCGCCCTCGCCTCCTGGTCCTGGGCGTGCCGGCGGTGGCCGGGGGGATCACCGGCGCAGTGCTGCTGCTCGTGCTGCCCGGCTCGGTGTTCCGCCGCATCGTGCCGGTCCTCATCCTCGTGGCCTGCGGCCTGGTGCTCGCCCAGCCTGCGCTCAGCCGCCGCCTGGCCGCCCGGCGGGGGAGCGACGAGCATCACGGTGGCGTCGGGCTGTTGGCGACGGTTTTCGCCACGGGCGTGTACGGCGGCTACTTCGGCGCGGCCCAGGGCGTCATGCTGATCGCCCTCCTGGCCATCTTCCTGTCCGACGACCTCCAGCGGCTGAATGCGGCCAAGAACGTGCTCGCGCTGCTGGTGAACGGGGCGGCGGCCATCATCTTCGTCGCCGCGGCACACGTGGCCTGGGGAGCGGCGGGAGTGCTCGCCGCGGGCTCGATCATCGGCGGACAGCTCGGCGCCACGGTGGGTCGGCGCCTCTCCCCGACGCTGTTGCGGACGTTGATCGTCGTCGTCGGCGTGGCGGTGTCGATCGACCTGCTCGTCTAG
- a CDS encoding DUF3039 domain-containing protein yields the protein MSQVDTTPDVAPVNTDPLIDDGDHERMTHIVLGGLRTDKDEFVPTGTSVAEGIINQVPVRALCGKVWVPGRDPRRYPLCPTCKEIAQSYGWQVPAG from the coding sequence GTGAGCCAGGTCGACACCACCCCCGATGTTGCGCCGGTCAACACCGATCCCCTCATCGACGACGGAGATCACGAGCGGATGACGCACATCGTCCTCGGCGGGCTGCGCACCGACAAGGACGAGTTCGTTCCGACCGGCACCAGCGTGGCCGAGGGCATCATCAACCAGGTGCCGGTCCGGGCCCTGTGCGGCAAGGTCTGGGTCCCTGGACGGGATCCCCGCCGCTACCCACTCTGCCCCACGTGCAAGGAGATCGCCCAGTCCTACGGCTGGCAGGTGCCCGCCGGCTGA
- a CDS encoding transglycosylase family protein has protein sequence MGTAVATGQPATAAPAQPPSGDQLVHNFMVANNLLKFEHGAYWHVVNGEMVFAKDPAFTAASAPVQHTFSAPPATHQAVASSSNSSASGGVWAQLRQCESGGNYSTNTGNGYGGAYQFSQSTWSGIGMPGSPASASPAQQDAAAQKLQASSGWGSWPACSAKLGLR, from the coding sequence ATGGGTACCGCCGTTGCTACCGGCCAGCCGGCCACCGCCGCACCCGCTCAACCGCCGAGCGGTGACCAGTTGGTCCATAACTTCATGGTCGCCAACAATCTCCTCAAGTTCGAGCATGGGGCCTACTGGCACGTCGTGAACGGGGAGATGGTCTTCGCCAAGGACCCCGCCTTCACGGCGGCTTCTGCTCCGGTCCAGCACACCTTCTCCGCACCCCCCGCGACGCACCAGGCCGTGGCCTCGTCGTCCAACTCGAGTGCTTCGGGTGGGGTCTGGGCCCAGCTTCGCCAGTGCGAGTCGGGTGGCAACTACTCGACCAACACCGGCAACGGCTACGGAGGCGCATACCAGTTCAGCCAGTCCACCTGGTCCGGTATCGGTATGCCCGGCAGCCCGGCCTCGGCTTCCCCTGCACAGCAGGATGCCGCGGCGCAGAAGCTGCAGGCCTCGAGTGGTTGGGGCTCCTGGCCCGCCTGCTCGGCCAAGCTCGGCCTTCGCTGA
- a CDS encoding universal stress protein, producing the protein MLEGEAPRSGGRPDSGRIVVGVDASSGARQALTWALAEAKLRGAALEVVHSWSYPERAPKASPTPGQTVTVEALEEDALQVVEESLAGLAVSEGLDLRRHVAPAPAALALVEAAEGAHLLVVGARGRGGFSGLLLGSVAQQCAQHTPCPLVIVPAPGERFEFDPGRARTEFASL; encoded by the coding sequence ATGCTCGAAGGCGAAGCACCGCGATCGGGAGGTCGGCCCGACAGCGGGAGGATCGTCGTCGGAGTGGACGCCTCCTCCGGGGCCCGGCAGGCCCTGACCTGGGCCCTGGCCGAGGCGAAGCTGCGGGGCGCCGCCTTGGAGGTCGTCCACTCCTGGAGCTATCCGGAGCGGGCGCCGAAGGCCTCGCCGACCCCCGGCCAGACGGTCACGGTCGAGGCGCTCGAGGAGGACGCCCTCCAGGTCGTGGAGGAGAGCCTCGCCGGCCTCGCCGTCAGCGAGGGCCTCGATCTCCGCCGGCACGTGGCGCCGGCGCCGGCGGCGCTGGCGCTGGTGGAAGCGGCCGAGGGCGCCCACCTGCTGGTGGTCGGGGCGCGGGGCAGGGGAGGGTTCTCCGGCCTCCTGCTCGGCTCGGTCGCCCAGCAGTGCGCCCAGCACACACCGTGTCCACTCGTGATCGTGCCCGCGCCCGGCGAGCGCTTCGAGTTCGACCCCGGCCGCGCCCGCACCGAGTTCGCCTCGTTGTAG
- a CDS encoding acyl-CoA dehydrogenase family protein gives MYLDYTTEQNELRQQLRQYFARLLPDDVRTELGGPGEGGPLYRRLVRQMGADGWLGIGWPREQGGQGRPPTDQFIFFDEAQRAGAPIPFVTLNTVGPTLMRFGSDDQKARFLPGILGGEIHFAIGYTEPEAGTDLASLRTRAVLDGDEYVVNGSKIFTSGANDADYIWLAVRTDPDAPKHKGISILLVPTASPGFKASPIVTVGGVRTNATYYDDLRVPAANLVGRENEGWRMITTQLNHERVGLAAMGGMAHRLWDEVLAWAAATPADGGATVLDQPWVQMDLARTHARLEAMKLLNWRMTADTAAGTLNPGDSSAVKVYGTECLIDVYRTLLGILGPLGYLPASESGAVLRGDLERAARAAQVNTFGGGVNEVQREIVASVGLGMARAPR, from the coding sequence ATGTACCTCGACTACACGACCGAGCAGAATGAGCTGCGCCAGCAGCTGCGCCAGTATTTCGCGCGGCTGCTTCCTGACGACGTGCGCACCGAGCTCGGCGGCCCGGGCGAGGGCGGCCCCCTCTACCGCCGGCTCGTGCGTCAGATGGGGGCCGACGGATGGCTGGGCATCGGCTGGCCCCGCGAGCAGGGCGGACAGGGGCGGCCGCCGACCGACCAGTTCATCTTCTTCGACGAGGCACAGCGGGCGGGGGCGCCGATCCCGTTCGTCACCCTGAACACGGTCGGGCCGACGCTCATGAGGTTCGGCTCCGACGACCAGAAGGCGCGCTTCCTGCCCGGCATCCTCGGCGGCGAGATCCACTTCGCCATCGGCTACACCGAGCCCGAGGCGGGGACCGACCTGGCGTCGCTGCGGACCAGGGCCGTCCTCGACGGCGACGAGTACGTCGTCAACGGCAGCAAGATCTTCACCAGCGGGGCCAACGACGCCGACTACATCTGGCTGGCCGTCCGCACCGACCCTGACGCGCCCAAGCACAAGGGGATCTCCATCCTGCTCGTGCCGACGGCCTCTCCCGGCTTCAAGGCGTCGCCGATCGTGACCGTGGGCGGGGTCCGCACCAACGCCACCTACTACGACGACCTGCGGGTACCGGCCGCCAACCTGGTGGGACGGGAGAACGAGGGCTGGCGCATGATCACGACCCAGCTCAATCACGAGCGGGTCGGGCTGGCCGCCATGGGTGGGATGGCGCACCGTCTGTGGGACGAGGTGCTGGCGTGGGCCGCGGCAACGCCCGCCGACGGCGGGGCCACGGTGCTCGACCAGCCGTGGGTGCAGATGGACCTGGCCCGGACGCACGCCCGCCTCGAAGCCATGAAGCTGCTCAACTGGCGCATGACGGCCGACACGGCCGCCGGCACGCTCAACCCGGGGGACTCCTCGGCGGTCAAGGTCTACGGCACCGAGTGCCTGATCGACGTCTACCGGACGCTGCTCGGGATCCTGGGACCGCTCGGCTATCTGCCGGCCTCCGAATCGGGCGCCGTGCTGCGCGGTGACCTCGAGCGGGCGGCGCGCGCCGCCCAGGTCAACACCTTCGGCGGTGGAGTCAACGAGGTCCAGCGCGAGATCGTGGCCAGCGTGGGCCTCGGGATGGCCCGCGCACCACGGTGA
- a CDS encoding bifunctional MaoC family dehydratase N-terminal/OB-fold nucleic acid binding domain-containing protein, translating to MSDPFLENARSFEGRPVGPPELGADPVNQPMIRHWCEAIGDDNPIYTDPEAAARSVHGGIVAPPVMLQAWVMRGIKPRPTSGGNARDELMAMLDAAAFTSVVATDCEQEYHRYLHPGDHLSMTSTIESISEEKRTALGAGHFVTTRSDYHDQRGELVGSMRFRILKFRPAQTRTQDRPRRPRPALTQDNAFFFEGARQGRLLIQRCASCGVLRHPPHAMCSRCRSFDWDTVEASGRAALYSFVVVHYPEVPAFDYPLVVGLVELEEGTRLVTDVVGVDPSDVCIGMPLELEMVAFDDELTLPQFHPVAS from the coding sequence GTGAGCGACCCGTTCCTGGAGAATGCGCGGTCCTTCGAGGGTCGTCCGGTCGGGCCCCCCGAGCTGGGTGCCGACCCCGTCAACCAGCCCATGATCCGGCACTGGTGCGAGGCCATCGGTGACGACAACCCGATCTACACCGACCCGGAGGCGGCGGCCCGGTCGGTTCACGGCGGCATCGTGGCCCCTCCGGTCATGCTCCAGGCCTGGGTCATGCGGGGCATCAAGCCCCGCCCGACCAGCGGCGGGAACGCGCGCGACGAGCTCATGGCCATGCTCGACGCCGCCGCCTTCACCTCTGTTGTCGCCACCGACTGCGAGCAGGAGTACCACCGCTACCTCCATCCCGGCGACCACCTGTCGATGACGTCGACGATCGAGTCGATCTCCGAGGAGAAGCGCACGGCGCTCGGCGCCGGCCACTTCGTCACCACGCGCAGCGACTATCACGACCAGCGGGGCGAGCTGGTCGGCAGCATGCGCTTCCGGATCCTGAAGTTTCGACCGGCGCAGACGAGGACACAGGATCGTCCGAGGCGGCCCCGCCCGGCGCTGACCCAGGACAACGCCTTTTTCTTCGAAGGAGCTCGGCAGGGCCGCCTGCTGATCCAACGGTGTGCCTCGTGCGGCGTCCTGCGTCATCCGCCGCATGCGATGTGCTCGCGGTGTCGGTCGTTCGACTGGGACACGGTCGAGGCCAGTGGGCGGGCGGCGCTGTACAGCTTCGTCGTCGTCCATTATCCCGAGGTGCCCGCCTTCGACTACCCCCTCGTCGTCGGCCTGGTCGAGCTGGAGGAGGGCACCCGGCTGGTGACCGACGTGGTCGGCGTCGACCCGAGCGACGTGTGCATCGGCATGCCGCTCGAGCTCGAGATGGTCGCCTTCGACGACGAGCTCACCCTGCCCCAGTTCCACCCGGTGGCCAGCTGA
- a CDS encoding acyl-CoA dehydrogenase family protein — protein sequence MDFTLSEEQQAIADLAARIFEDQATPARVKEIEGGTDRFDRALWSKLAEANLLGIALPDDAGGSGYGIVELCLLLEQQGRRVAPVPLLPTLAMGALPIAELGTPEQRARWLPGVVEGHTILTAALADVGSGTLGPGVAATPDGAAWRLDGTAMSVPAAHLAARVLVPARLPGGGLGAFLVDPAGPGVARQLAQTTDRGIAAHLSFAGAPVGPEDVLGSPDRGDSTVGWVLDRAVAALCALQVGVAEEALRMAAEYTSGRHQFGRPLATFQGAALRAADAYIDTEAMRATMWQAAWRLARGIDATDAVAVAKWWAADGGHRVVHTTQHLHGGLGADVDYPIHRYFLWGKQIEVTLGGASQQLARLGRQIAAANR from the coding sequence ATGGACTTCACGCTGTCGGAGGAGCAGCAGGCGATCGCCGACCTGGCGGCCAGGATCTTCGAGGACCAGGCGACCCCGGCACGGGTGAAGGAAATCGAAGGGGGAACCGACCGCTTCGACCGCGCCCTGTGGTCCAAGCTCGCCGAGGCCAACCTCCTCGGCATCGCCCTGCCGGACGACGCCGGTGGGAGCGGGTACGGGATCGTCGAGCTGTGCCTGCTGCTCGAGCAGCAGGGGAGGCGGGTGGCGCCGGTGCCGCTGCTCCCCACCTTGGCCATGGGGGCGTTGCCCATCGCCGAGCTGGGCACGCCCGAGCAGCGGGCCCGCTGGCTGCCCGGCGTCGTCGAGGGCCACACCATCCTCACCGCGGCGCTGGCCGACGTCGGTTCCGGCACCCTCGGGCCGGGCGTCGCGGCCACGCCCGATGGCGCCGCCTGGCGGCTCGACGGCACGGCGATGAGCGTGCCCGCCGCCCATCTCGCGGCCAGGGTGCTGGTGCCCGCCCGCCTACCGGGCGGCGGTCTCGGCGCCTTTCTGGTCGATCCCGCCGGGCCTGGCGTGGCCCGCCAGCTGGCCCAGACCACCGACCGGGGGATCGCCGCCCACCTCTCGTTCGCCGGCGCGCCCGTCGGGCCCGAGGACGTGCTCGGGAGCCCGGACCGGGGCGACAGCACCGTCGGTTGGGTGCTCGACCGGGCCGTGGCCGCGTTGTGCGCCCTCCAGGTGGGGGTGGCCGAGGAGGCCCTCAGGATGGCGGCCGAGTACACCTCCGGTCGTCACCAGTTCGGTCGGCCGCTGGCCACCTTCCAGGGAGCGGCCCTCAGGGCCGCCGACGCCTACATCGACACCGAGGCCATGCGGGCGACGATGTGGCAGGCGGCGTGGAGGCTGGCGCGAGGTATCGACGCCACTGACGCGGTGGCGGTGGCCAAGTGGTGGGCAGCCGACGGCGGGCACCGGGTGGTGCACACCACCCAGCACCTGCACGGTGGCCTGGGAGCCGACGTGGACTATCCCATCCACCGCTACTTCCTGTGGGGCAAGCAGATCGAGGTGACGCTGGGCGGCGCCAGCCAGCAGCTGGCCCGGCTGGGCCGGCAGATCGCGGCGGCGAACAGATGA
- a CDS encoding MaoC family dehydratase, with amino-acid sequence MTTTTTLAYDDVRVGDQLPELAIPLTRTLIVATAIASRDYQDVHHDPGLAHDRGSKDIFMNILSTNGFVGRFITDWAGPDAVLERVKIRLGAPNYPGDTMVMTGTITAKEDGVVEVAVKGANSLGDHVSGTVRLALPRSSR; translated from the coding sequence ATGACGACCACGACCACCCTCGCCTACGACGACGTGCGCGTCGGTGATCAGCTGCCCGAGCTGGCGATCCCGCTCACCCGCACGCTCATCGTCGCTACCGCCATCGCCTCGCGCGACTACCAGGACGTACACCACGACCCCGGCCTGGCCCATGATCGCGGGTCCAAGGACATCTTCATGAACATCCTGAGCACCAACGGGTTCGTGGGCCGGTTCATCACCGACTGGGCCGGCCCGGACGCCGTGCTCGAGCGGGTGAAGATCCGCCTCGGTGCTCCCAACTACCCCGGCGACACCATGGTCATGACCGGCACCATCACCGCAAAGGAAGACGGGGTCGTCGAGGTGGCGGTGAAGGGTGCGAACAGCCTGGGCGATCACGTGTCCGGCACCGTGCGGTTGGCGCTGCCGCGGTCGTCAAGATGA
- a CDS encoding lipid-transfer protein has protein sequence MTSSNQLADRAAIVGIGATEFSKDSGRSEMRLAVEATAAALDDAGIDPAQVDGMVTFTMDGNPEIEIARNLGIGALTFFSRIHHGGGAACATVAQAAMAVATGAADIVVCYRAFNERSGRRFGAGVQDRPPMPTAESAHFSWYAPFGLLTPAQWVAMFATRYMHEYGATSEDFGRVAVADRRHAASNPAAWFYEQPITLEDHQRSRWIVEPLHLLDCCQESDGAQALVVTSRERAADLPQPPAVIRAAAQGAGDEQDMMTSYYRDSITGLPEMGLVARQLWATAGIGPADVQTAVIYDHFTPFVLCQLEEFGFCGRGEAKDFLRDGNVELDGALPINTHGGQLGEAYIHGMNGIAEGVRQVRGTSVNQVKGAEHVLVTAGTGVPTSGLILGVDR, from the coding sequence ATGACGAGCTCCAACCAGCTGGCCGACAGGGCGGCGATCGTGGGGATCGGCGCCACGGAGTTCTCCAAGGACTCCGGGCGCAGCGAGATGCGCCTGGCCGTCGAGGCCACGGCGGCCGCGCTCGACGATGCCGGCATCGACCCGGCCCAGGTCGACGGGATGGTCACGTTCACCATGGACGGCAACCCCGAGATCGAGATCGCCCGCAACCTCGGGATCGGAGCGCTCACCTTCTTCAGCCGCATCCACCACGGGGGAGGAGCCGCCTGCGCCACCGTCGCCCAGGCCGCCATGGCGGTCGCCACCGGCGCCGCCGACATCGTGGTCTGCTACCGGGCGTTCAACGAACGATCGGGCCGGCGCTTCGGGGCCGGCGTGCAGGACCGGCCACCCATGCCGACGGCGGAGAGCGCCCACTTCAGCTGGTACGCCCCCTTCGGCCTGCTCACGCCGGCGCAGTGGGTCGCCATGTTCGCCACCCGCTACATGCACGAGTACGGAGCCACCAGTGAGGACTTCGGCCGGGTGGCGGTGGCCGACCGCCGGCACGCGGCGAGCAACCCGGCGGCCTGGTTCTACGAGCAGCCCATCACCCTTGAGGACCACCAGCGCTCACGCTGGATCGTCGAGCCGCTGCACCTGCTCGACTGCTGTCAGGAGAGCGACGGCGCCCAGGCCCTCGTGGTGACCAGCCGCGAGCGCGCCGCCGACCTCCCTCAGCCCCCGGCGGTCATCCGTGCCGCGGCGCAGGGCGCGGGCGACGAACAGGACATGATGACCAGCTACTACCGCGACAGCATCACCGGGCTGCCCGAGATGGGGCTCGTCGCCCGTCAGCTGTGGGCGACGGCGGGGATCGGACCCGCCGACGTCCAGACGGCGGTCATCTACGACCACTTCACCCCGTTCGTGCTGTGCCAGCTGGAGGAGTTCGGCTTCTGCGGCCGGGGCGAGGCCAAGGACTTTCTCCGCGACGGCAACGTCGAGCTCGACGGCGCGCTACCGATCAACACCCACGGCGGGCAGCTCGGTGAGGCGTACATCCACGGCATGAACGGAATCGCCGAGGGCGTTCGCCAGGTGCGAGGGACGTCGGTCAACCAGGTCAAGGGGGCGGAGCACGTCCTCGTCACGGCCGGCACCGGGGTGCCCACCAGCGGACTGATCCTGGGCGTCGACCGCTAA
- a CDS encoding SRPBCC domain-containing protein yields the protein MDGVLEQVGESWRLRFIRELRHPAPKVWRAITEPAHLETWFPGRIVGEWVVGSKLEFHGEFPTFGGEVLEVEDGSALEFRWGPDTIRLEIVPSGDGCTLTLTDTFDELGKAARDAAGWHECLDRLGKDLDGATPLAWGERWKVVHPGYVEELGPEASAIGPPDPVDASGDRG from the coding sequence GTGGACGGCGTACTCGAGCAAGTAGGTGAGAGCTGGCGGCTGCGCTTCATCCGTGAGCTGCGGCACCCGGCGCCGAAGGTGTGGCGGGCCATCACCGAGCCCGCGCACCTCGAGACCTGGTTCCCCGGACGGATCGTCGGCGAGTGGGTGGTCGGCTCCAAGCTCGAGTTCCACGGTGAGTTCCCCACGTTCGGGGGCGAGGTGCTGGAAGTCGAAGACGGCTCGGCGCTCGAGTTCCGCTGGGGGCCGGACACGATCCGGCTGGAGATCGTGCCCAGCGGCGACGGGTGCACGCTCACCCTCACCGACACCTTCGACGAGCTCGGCAAGGCTGCTCGCGACGCCGCCGGCTGGCACGAATGCCTCGACCGGCTCGGCAAGGACCTCGACGGAGCGACCCCGCTGGCGTGGGGAGAACGATGGAAGGTCGTCCACCCCGGCTATGTGGAGGAGCTCGGTCCAGAGGCGTCCGCCATCGGACCGCCCGACCCGGTCGATGCCAGCGGCGATCGCGGTTAG
- a CDS encoding metalloregulator ArsR/SmtB family transcription factor gives MMTFEALAEPNRRRILDLLRDGERPVGELVHALAVSQPAVSKHLGVLRHAGLVEARVDAQRRLYRVRVEPLRELDDWIAPYRALWSSSLDALEDHLDDMDNPPALKGERRGRRTRASR, from the coding sequence ATGATGACGTTCGAGGCGCTGGCCGAACCTAACCGGCGACGGATCCTGGACCTACTGCGCGACGGGGAGCGACCCGTCGGCGAGCTGGTACACGCGCTGGCCGTGAGCCAGCCGGCGGTGTCCAAGCATCTCGGTGTGCTGCGCCACGCCGGTCTCGTCGAAGCGCGGGTGGACGCCCAGCGCCGCTTGTACCGGGTGCGGGTCGAGCCGTTGCGCGAGCTCGACGACTGGATCGCGCCCTACCGGGCACTGTGGAGCTCCAGCCTCGACGCCCTCGAAGATCACCTGGACGACATGGACAACCCTCCGGCCCTGAAAGGAGAGCGACGTGGACGGCGTACTCGAGCAAGTAGGTGA